A genomic region of Candidatus Nanopelagicales bacterium contains the following coding sequences:
- a CDS encoding ABC transporter permease subunit — MTATIVPPNTTPARPTAGPIPITRLVKVEMRKMFDTRSGFWMLVSIGVLSVIATGAVIIFAPDSEVTYENFATAIGLPMSVILPIIAILAVTSEWSQRSGLTTFTLVPSRGRVIGAKAIATVLVGVGSVALALAVGALGNVAGSALAGVDTVWDIPQSMALQMVLGNLLGMAIGFTLGVVLRNSAAAIVGYFVVSLVMPGILVLLAQVRPWFEDLQPWIDWNKTQVALFEGATNTGQEWAMLASTIMIWIVIPLLVGLLFLRRCEVK, encoded by the coding sequence ATGACCGCCACGATTGTCCCCCCGAACACCACCCCCGCCCGTCCGACCGCAGGACCGATTCCGATCACCCGACTCGTCAAGGTCGAGATGCGCAAGATGTTCGACACCCGCTCGGGATTCTGGATGCTCGTCAGCATCGGCGTCCTGTCGGTCATCGCGACCGGGGCGGTCATCATCTTCGCTCCCGACAGCGAGGTCACCTACGAGAACTTCGCGACGGCGATCGGTCTGCCGATGTCGGTGATCTTGCCGATAATCGCGATCCTGGCCGTCACGAGTGAATGGAGCCAGCGCAGTGGGCTCACGACGTTCACGCTCGTGCCGAGCCGTGGACGCGTGATCGGTGCCAAAGCGATCGCGACCGTCCTGGTGGGCGTCGGCTCCGTGGCCCTCGCCCTCGCGGTGGGCGCCCTCGGCAACGTGGCAGGTTCCGCGCTCGCCGGCGTCGACACCGTGTGGGACATTCCGCAGTCCATGGCGCTCCAGATGGTGCTCGGCAACCTGCTCGGCATGGCCATCGGCTTCACCCTTGGGGTCGTGCTGCGCAACTCCGCAGCCGCGATCGTGGGCTACTTCGTCGTCTCACTGGTCATGCCGGGCATCCTCGTCCTCCTGGCGCAGGTGCGCCCGTGGTTCGAGGACCTGCAGCCGTGGATCGACTGGAACAAAACGCAGGTGGCGCTCTTCGAGGGCGCCACGAACACCGGTCAGGAGTGGGCGATGCTCGCCTCAACCATCATGATCTGGATCGTCATTCCCCTGCTGGTCGGGCTACTGTTCCTGCGCCGCTGCGAGGTCAAGTAA
- a CDS encoding response regulator transcription factor codes for MSIRVLVADDQDLVRTGLRLILGTLDGIEVVGEARDGQEAVRLARELRPDVCLMDIRMPVLDGVEATRLLAGPDVEDPVAVVVITTFDLDEYVHGALLAGATGFLLKDAGPELLGEAIRAAARGDSLISPSITRRLLSTFARTGRAAPPAQPIDPLTEREEQVLLTIARGRTNAEIAAELHISLSTVKTHIGSLMAKLGARNRVEVAMWGYETGRVGE; via the coding sequence GTGAGCATCCGGGTGCTGGTCGCCGACGACCAGGATCTCGTCCGAACCGGACTGCGGCTGATCCTCGGCACCCTGGACGGCATCGAGGTCGTGGGGGAGGCGCGCGACGGGCAGGAGGCGGTGCGGCTGGCCCGCGAGCTCCGTCCTGACGTGTGCCTGATGGACATCCGGATGCCCGTCCTCGACGGGGTCGAGGCGACCCGTCTGCTGGCCGGGCCGGACGTCGAGGACCCGGTAGCGGTCGTCGTGATCACAACCTTCGACCTTGACGAGTACGTGCACGGTGCGCTGTTGGCCGGCGCCACCGGCTTCCTGCTCAAGGACGCCGGACCCGAGTTGCTCGGCGAGGCGATCCGGGCGGCCGCCCGAGGTGACTCGCTCATCTCGCCCAGCATCACCCGCCGGCTGCTGTCGACGTTCGCGCGCACGGGTCGGGCAGCTCCTCCCGCCCAGCCGATCGACCCGCTCACCGAACGCGAGGAGCAGGTGCTGCTCACCATCGCACGGGGTCGCACCAATGCAGAGATCGCCGCCGAGCTGCACATCAGCCTCAGCACGGTGAAGACCCACATCGGCAGCCTCATGGCCAAGCTCGGCGCCCGTAACCGGGTGGAGGTTGCGATGTGGGGGTACGAGACCGGCCGGGTCGGGGAGTAG
- a CDS encoding sensor histidine kinase, protein RSQHAARERGLEQVKSQERLLLARELHDTVAHHISAIAIQAQAGRALAATDPSSPLEALEVIEVEASRTLAEMRAMVRVLRNEALVDYAPQPGVADLERLSGALPAGPRVEVRVSGDLAGLPAAIDAAVFRIAQESVTNALRHARNATLIDVSVVGDPSTVSLVVRDDGDPGSADHANEAGFGITGMVERALLLGGACRAGPCPDGGWAVSATLPRQVSA, encoded by the coding sequence GCGTTCCCAGCATGCCGCCCGCGAACGGGGGCTTGAGCAGGTGAAGTCGCAGGAGCGCCTCCTTTTGGCGCGCGAGCTGCACGACACGGTGGCACACCACATCTCTGCCATCGCTATCCAGGCACAGGCAGGGCGCGCTCTCGCGGCGACCGACCCTTCGTCGCCGCTCGAGGCGCTGGAGGTGATCGAGGTGGAGGCGTCTCGCACGCTCGCGGAGATGCGGGCGATGGTCCGCGTGTTGCGCAACGAGGCGCTCGTCGACTACGCACCGCAGCCCGGTGTTGCCGACCTCGAGCGGCTGTCCGGTGCTTTGCCTGCCGGGCCGCGGGTGGAGGTCAGGGTCTCGGGTGACCTTGCCGGCCTCCCGGCTGCGATCGACGCCGCTGTCTTCCGGATCGCGCAGGAGTCGGTCACCAACGCCCTGCGGCATGCCCGCAACGCTACCCTGATCGACGTGAGCGTCGTCGGTGATCCTTCGACGGTCAGCCTCGTCGTCCGCGACGACGGTGATCCGGGCTCGGCTGACCATGCCAACGAAGCGGGGTTCGGGATCACCGGGATGGTGGAACGCGCATTGCTCCTAGGTGGCGCGTGCCGGGCAGGTCCCTGCCCCGACGGCGGCTGGGCCGTCAGCGCGACACTGCCGCGGCAGGTATCGGCGTGA
- a CDS encoding ATP-binding cassette domain-containing protein: MITVESLTRRYAGFTAVDDVSFTAHPGRVTGFLGPNGAGKSTTMRVMVGLTAPTSGSATIDGVRFADLPNPCLKVGVLLDASAQHAGRTGREILTIAADTMGLPRTRVDEMIELVSLTPTEAKRRVRNYSLGMRQRLGIATALLGDPQVLILDEPANGLDPAGIRWMRDLLTGFASQGGTVLLSSHLLHEIEVIADDLVVIGNGKIVAAGTKEELLAAGGTLARSASPRDLAHALEQAGIPSTLASDGSVRTDADPARVGAVALTAGIALNELRSAEGTGLEDMFLSLTADTQREGVAA; encoded by the coding sequence ATGATCACAGTTGAGTCTCTGACCCGGAGGTACGCCGGCTTTACTGCCGTGGACGACGTCTCCTTCACTGCCCACCCCGGCCGCGTGACCGGCTTCCTCGGTCCGAACGGTGCCGGCAAGTCCACCACGATGCGTGTCATGGTGGGTCTGACCGCCCCGACGTCCGGCTCGGCCACCATCGACGGCGTCCGGTTCGCCGACCTCCCCAACCCCTGCCTCAAGGTGGGCGTCCTCCTGGACGCCTCGGCCCAGCACGCCGGCCGCACCGGACGCGAGATCCTCACCATTGCCGCCGACACCATGGGCCTGCCGCGAACCCGGGTCGACGAGATGATCGAGCTGGTGAGTCTGACCCCCACTGAGGCCAAGCGCCGGGTGCGCAACTACTCCCTCGGGATGCGTCAACGCCTCGGCATCGCCACCGCACTCCTCGGAGACCCCCAGGTGCTGATCCTCGACGAGCCCGCCAACGGGCTCGACCCCGCGGGGATCCGGTGGATGCGCGACCTGCTGACGGGCTTCGCTAGCCAGGGCGGCACCGTGTTGCTGTCCTCACACCTGCTCCACGAGATCGAGGTCATCGCCGATGACCTGGTCGTGATCGGCAACGGCAAGATCGTCGCGGCAGGCACGAAGGAAGAGCTGCTGGCTGCTGGCGGGACGCTCGCCAGGTCGGCGTCGCCGCGCGATCTGGCACACGCACTGGAACAGGCCGGGATCCCCAGCACGCTCGCCAGCGACGGCTCGGTCCGCACGGATGCCGATCCCGCTCGTGTGGGGGCCGTAGCCCTGACCGCCGGCATCGCCCTCAACGAGCTCCGGTCCGCCGAGGGAACCGGCCTCGAAGACATGTTCTTGTCGCTAACTGCCGACACCCAACGCGAAGGAGTTGCGGCATGA